The following are encoded together in the Zingiber officinale cultivar Zhangliang chromosome 8A, Zo_v1.1, whole genome shotgun sequence genome:
- the LOC122007856 gene encoding pumilio homolog 5-like isoform X2 yields MATESPLRFVGNSGAGSWLLCKDTPGIASTSTLSEELGLLLKGQKYNGTKSNTGLSRSGSAPPSMEGSSVTFDILQTLTDRFDVNLDSLQNCKSEEELRAHPGYLAYYCKNVNLNPRLPSPLISRENRHLMQQIGSIGNNEKLISFNDNSNSIFSVSQHALSTHNEEPEDDRSPRMSPLQRRHMNPIDLVEEDLFETQCPVYNNHSQHPNHSKTERAVSQDSLSHPLHNSSTDLANPEKIIPRIGTDGCTYLDLQSGGLLLNDDLGTMPGHLASIEKSVNLQSSQYESSNRSTTLGDGVSTTGGICSDPGDIENEVRKLKLSAHNLKNHQLCQNPQQVGMPSRGSSSHSLGNESQIIAEGISHSQGMGFSLSHGHPGQPKLTSADMQSSLQSASFAPSLYITGSGFGTPYYHNFQFPGLPPQFSINGCTLNPSVVPQLINVYPHPHSSIPVPFDNPVGSNFTARASESPSGGGIVSGVDMHYKNYEQLTVQPHFPDPLYVPFCQHPSVDAFQTPGQYDPMICTVGAIGIIPGNCDAQKISGYPPHLIDHRPQIPRISASTPDSTKGIPFSPSYYGSPASIDVMQLPSSPLASHVFIGSQLPSSPLASPVFIGSPVAGAGFSGRKNENIKFPFGSEKNTTASGWKSQRGCEKVDDPLHSFLEELKSNKARRYELSDISGRIVEFSSDQHGSRFIQQKLENCSIQDKASVFKEILPHASSLMTDVFGNYVIQKFFEHGTPEQRNELAYKLVCNVLPLSLQMYGCRVIQKALEVIELDLKTQLVQELDGHVMKCVRDQNGNHVIQKCIECVPTEKITFIISAFHGQVATLSTHPYGCRVIQRVLEHCTDESQSRCIVDEILQSVCQLAQDQYGNYVTQHVLEKGKPHERSQIISKLSGKILQMCQHKFASNVVEKCIKYGNAEERDHLIKEIIGETEDSDNLLVMMKDQFGNYVIQKILDSCTDKQREILVNRIKVHLQSLKKYTYGKHIVARVEQLCADAPESPES; encoded by the exons ATGGCCACGGAGAGTCCATTGAGATTTGTTGGGAATAGTGGAGCTGGAAGTTGGCTCCTGTGTAAGGATACACCAGGAATTGCTTCAACTAGTACTTTATCAGAAGAGTTGGGATTACTTTTGAAAGGGCAGAAATACAATGGAACAAAAAGTAACACTGGCCTCAGCCGAAGTGGAAGTGCACCTCCTAGCATGGAAGGTTCTAGTGTAACATTCGATATCTTGCAAACTCTGACTGATCGCTTTGACGTCAACTTGGATAGTCTTCAAAATTGCAAATCTGAAGAAGAACTCCGAGCTCATCCAGGTTACTTAGCATATTACTGCAAAAATGTGAATTTAAATCCAAGGCTTCCGTCACCTCTTATATCTCGGGAGAATCGACACTTGATGCAACAAATTGGTTCCATTGGGAATAatgaaaaacttatttccttcAATGACAACAGCAATTCAATTTTCTCTGTCTCACAACATGCCCTTTCTACTCATAATGAGGAACCTGAGGATGATAGATCACCTAGAATGTCTCCATTGCAAAGAAGGCACATGAACCCTATAGATTTGGTAGAG GAAGACTTGTTCGAAACTCAATGTCCTGTATACAATAATCATTCCCAACATCCTAACCATTCTAAAACAGAGCGAGCAGTTAGTCAAGATTCCCTCTCACACCCTCTGCATAATTCTTCCACTGACTTGGCTAACCCAGAGAAGATAATACCTAGAATTGGTACTGATGGTTGTACTTACTTAGACTTACAATCAGGTGGGTTATTGTTGAATGATGATCTGGGGACCATGCCTGGTCACTTAGCTTCAATTGAGAAGTCAGTGAATTTGCAATCAAGTCAATATGAATCAAGCAATCGAAGCACCACATTGGGGGATGGTGTTTCAACTACCGGTGGAATTTGTTCAGATCCTGGTGACATTGAAAATGAAGTTAGGAAGTTAAAATTATCTGCTCATAACCTCAAAAATCATCAATTATGCCAAAACCCTCAGCAAGTTGGCATGCCATCACGTGGCTCTTCTTCTCATTCTCTAGGTAATGAGTCTCAAATTATTGCTGAAGGAATTTCTCATTCTCAGGGTATGGGCTTTAGCTTATCTCATGGTCATCCTGGTCAACCGAAGTTAACCTCAGCTGATATGCAATCATCATTGCAATCTGCTAGTTTTGCCCCATCATTATATATTACAGGATCTGGATTTGGAACTCCATACTATCACAATTTTCAATTTCCAGGTTTACCTCCTCAATTCAGCATCAATGGATGCACATTGAATCCCTCAGTAGTGCCTCAACTTATTAATGTGTATCCCCATCCCCATAGTTCAATTCCAGTGCCTTTTGATAATCCAGTGGGATCAAACTTCACCGCTAGAGCTTCTGAGAGTCCCAGTGGGGGAGGTATTGTTTCTGGAGTTGATATGCACTACAAGAACTATGAACAGCTAACTGTTCAGCCTCACTTTCCTGATCCCTTGTACGTACCTTTTTGTCAGCATCCCTCTGTGGATGCATTTCAAACCCCAGGTCAATATGATCCAATGATCTGTACGGTTGGTGCTATTGGAATCATACCAGGTAATTGTGATGCACAAAAGATTTCAGGTTATCCTCCCCATTTAATTGATCATAGGCCTCAAATTCCAAGAATTTCTGCAAGCACTCCTGATTCTACTAAAGGAATTCCTTTTAGTCCCAGCTACTATGGAAGCCCTGCTAGCATTGATGTCATGCAATTGCCAAGCTCTCCACTTGCCTCTCATGTTTTTATTGGGTCTCAATTGCCAAGCTCTCCACTTGCCAGTCCTGTTTTTATTGGGTCACCAGTAGCAGGTGCAGGTTTTTCAGGAAGGAAAAATGAAAACATTAAATTTCCATTTGGTTCTGAAAAAAACACAACTGCTTCTGGATGGAAAAGCCAAAGAGGATGTGAGAAGGTTGATGATCCATTGCATTCTTTCTTGGAAGAGCTGAAGTCTAATAAAGCACGAAGATATGAATTGTCTGATATTTCTGGGCGTATTGTTGAATTTAG TTCTGATCAACATGGGAGTAGATTTATACAACAAAAATTGGAGAATTGCAGCATACAAGATAAGGCATCTGTTTTCAAGGAAATCCTTCCACATGCTTCTTCATTAATGACTGATGTGTTTGGAAACTATGTCATTCAAAAG TTTTTTGAGCATGGAACTCCTGAACAGAGGAATGAACTTGCTTATAAGCTTGTTTGCAATGTGTTGCCTTTGAGCCTTCAGATGTACGGCTGTCGTGTAATTCAAAAG GCTCTTGAGGTTATTGAGCTTGATCTGAAAACACAGCTTGTGCAAGAACTTGATGGACATGTCATGAAATGTGTCAGAGATCAGAATGGGAATCATGTTATTCAAAAATGCATTGAGTGCGTACCTACTGAAAAAATCACTTTCATAATATCTGCATTTCATGGTCAAGTTGCAACACTATCAACCCATCCATATGGTTGTCGAGTGATTCAG AGAGTTTTAGAACATTGTACAGATGAGTCCCAAAGTCGGTGCATTGTGGACGAGATTCTGCAATCTGTGTGCCAGCTTGCTCAAGATCAGTATGGCAACTATGTCACTCAG CATGTATTAGAGAAAGGAAAGCCACATGAAAGAAGCCAAATCATCAGCAAGCTATCTGGGAAAATTCTGCAGATGTGCCAGCACAAATTTGCTTCAAATGTTGTTGAGAAGTGTATCAAATATGGTAATGCTGAAGAACGAGATCACTTGATCAAGGAAATAATTGGAGAAACTGAAGACAGTGATAATTTATTG GTAATGATGAAGGATCAATTTGGAAATTATGTGATTCAAAAGATTCTTGATTCATGCACTGATAAACAACGCGAGATCTTGGTCAACCGCATAAAGGTTCATTTGCAGTCCTTAAAGAAATACACTTACGGAAAGCATATTGTTGCCCGGGTTGAACAACTATGTGCAG ATGCTCCTGAATCACCTGAATCATGA
- the LOC122007856 gene encoding pumilio homolog 5-like isoform X3, translating into MATESPLRFVGNSGAGSWLLCKDTPGIASTSTLSEELGLLLKGQKYNGTKSNTGLSRSGSAPPSMEGSSVTFDILQTLTDRFDVNLDSLQNCKSEEELRAHPGYLAYYCKNVNLNPRLPSPLISRENRHLMQQIGSIGNNEKLISFNDNSNSIFSVSQHALSTHNEEPEDDRSPRMSPLQRRHMNPIDLVEEDLFETQCPVYNNHSQHPNHSKTERAVSQDSLSHPLHNSSTDLANPEKIIPRIGTDGCTYLDLQSGGLLLNDDLGTMPGHLASIEKSVNLQSSQYESSNRSTTLGDGVSTTGGICSDPGDIENEVRKLKLSAHNLKNHQLCQNPQQVGMPSRGSSSHSLGNESQIIAEGISHSQGMGFSLSHGHPGQPKLTSADMQSSLQSASFAPSLYITGSGFGTPYYHNFQFPGLPPQFSINGCTLNPSVVPQLINVYPHPHSSIPVPFDNPVGSNFTARASESPSGGGIVSGVDMHYKNYEQLTVQPHFPDPLYVPFCQHPSVDAFQTPGQYDPMICTVGAIGIIPGNCDAQKISGYPPHLIDHRPQIPRISASTPDSTKGIPFSPSYYGSPASIDVMQLPSSPLASHVFIGSQLPSSPLASPVFIGSPVAGAGFSGRKNENIKFPFGSEKNTTASGWKSQRGCEKVDDPLHSFLEELKSNKARRYELSDISGRIVEFSSDQHGSRFIQQKLENCSIQDKASVFKEILPHASSLMTDVFGNYVIQKVYAGVLHNLHLLVSDHKFVIILPRASSLMTDVFGNYVIQKFFEHGTPEQRNELAYKLVCNVLPLSLQMYGCRVIQKALEVIELDLKTQLVQELDGHVMKCVRDQNGNHVIQKCIECVPTEKITFIISAFHGQVATLSTHPYGCRVIQRVLEHCTDESQSRCIVDEILQSVCQLAQDQYGNYVTQALSL; encoded by the exons ATGGCCACGGAGAGTCCATTGAGATTTGTTGGGAATAGTGGAGCTGGAAGTTGGCTCCTGTGTAAGGATACACCAGGAATTGCTTCAACTAGTACTTTATCAGAAGAGTTGGGATTACTTTTGAAAGGGCAGAAATACAATGGAACAAAAAGTAACACTGGCCTCAGCCGAAGTGGAAGTGCACCTCCTAGCATGGAAGGTTCTAGTGTAACATTCGATATCTTGCAAACTCTGACTGATCGCTTTGACGTCAACTTGGATAGTCTTCAAAATTGCAAATCTGAAGAAGAACTCCGAGCTCATCCAGGTTACTTAGCATATTACTGCAAAAATGTGAATTTAAATCCAAGGCTTCCGTCACCTCTTATATCTCGGGAGAATCGACACTTGATGCAACAAATTGGTTCCATTGGGAATAatgaaaaacttatttccttcAATGACAACAGCAATTCAATTTTCTCTGTCTCACAACATGCCCTTTCTACTCATAATGAGGAACCTGAGGATGATAGATCACCTAGAATGTCTCCATTGCAAAGAAGGCACATGAACCCTATAGATTTGGTAGAG GAAGACTTGTTCGAAACTCAATGTCCTGTATACAATAATCATTCCCAACATCCTAACCATTCTAAAACAGAGCGAGCAGTTAGTCAAGATTCCCTCTCACACCCTCTGCATAATTCTTCCACTGACTTGGCTAACCCAGAGAAGATAATACCTAGAATTGGTACTGATGGTTGTACTTACTTAGACTTACAATCAGGTGGGTTATTGTTGAATGATGATCTGGGGACCATGCCTGGTCACTTAGCTTCAATTGAGAAGTCAGTGAATTTGCAATCAAGTCAATATGAATCAAGCAATCGAAGCACCACATTGGGGGATGGTGTTTCAACTACCGGTGGAATTTGTTCAGATCCTGGTGACATTGAAAATGAAGTTAGGAAGTTAAAATTATCTGCTCATAACCTCAAAAATCATCAATTATGCCAAAACCCTCAGCAAGTTGGCATGCCATCACGTGGCTCTTCTTCTCATTCTCTAGGTAATGAGTCTCAAATTATTGCTGAAGGAATTTCTCATTCTCAGGGTATGGGCTTTAGCTTATCTCATGGTCATCCTGGTCAACCGAAGTTAACCTCAGCTGATATGCAATCATCATTGCAATCTGCTAGTTTTGCCCCATCATTATATATTACAGGATCTGGATTTGGAACTCCATACTATCACAATTTTCAATTTCCAGGTTTACCTCCTCAATTCAGCATCAATGGATGCACATTGAATCCCTCAGTAGTGCCTCAACTTATTAATGTGTATCCCCATCCCCATAGTTCAATTCCAGTGCCTTTTGATAATCCAGTGGGATCAAACTTCACCGCTAGAGCTTCTGAGAGTCCCAGTGGGGGAGGTATTGTTTCTGGAGTTGATATGCACTACAAGAACTATGAACAGCTAACTGTTCAGCCTCACTTTCCTGATCCCTTGTACGTACCTTTTTGTCAGCATCCCTCTGTGGATGCATTTCAAACCCCAGGTCAATATGATCCAATGATCTGTACGGTTGGTGCTATTGGAATCATACCAGGTAATTGTGATGCACAAAAGATTTCAGGTTATCCTCCCCATTTAATTGATCATAGGCCTCAAATTCCAAGAATTTCTGCAAGCACTCCTGATTCTACTAAAGGAATTCCTTTTAGTCCCAGCTACTATGGAAGCCCTGCTAGCATTGATGTCATGCAATTGCCAAGCTCTCCACTTGCCTCTCATGTTTTTATTGGGTCTCAATTGCCAAGCTCTCCACTTGCCAGTCCTGTTTTTATTGGGTCACCAGTAGCAGGTGCAGGTTTTTCAGGAAGGAAAAATGAAAACATTAAATTTCCATTTGGTTCTGAAAAAAACACAACTGCTTCTGGATGGAAAAGCCAAAGAGGATGTGAGAAGGTTGATGATCCATTGCATTCTTTCTTGGAAGAGCTGAAGTCTAATAAAGCACGAAGATATGAATTGTCTGATATTTCTGGGCGTATTGTTGAATTTAG TTCTGATCAACATGGGAGTAGATTTATACAACAAAAATTGGAGAATTGCAGCATACAAGATAAGGCATCTGTTTTCAAGGAAATCCTTCCACATGCTTCTTCATTAATGACTGATGTGTTTGGAAACTATGTCATTCAAAAGGTATATGCTGGAGTGTTGCATAATTTGCATCTATTAGTTTCTGACCATAAATTTGTAATAATCCTTCCACGTGCTTCTTCATTAATGACTGATGTGTTTGGAAACTATGTCATTCAAAAG TTTTTTGAGCATGGAACTCCTGAACAGAGGAATGAACTTGCTTATAAGCTTGTTTGCAATGTGTTGCCTTTGAGCCTTCAGATGTACGGCTGTCGTGTAATTCAAAAG GCTCTTGAGGTTATTGAGCTTGATCTGAAAACACAGCTTGTGCAAGAACTTGATGGACATGTCATGAAATGTGTCAGAGATCAGAATGGGAATCATGTTATTCAAAAATGCATTGAGTGCGTACCTACTGAAAAAATCACTTTCATAATATCTGCATTTCATGGTCAAGTTGCAACACTATCAACCCATCCATATGGTTGTCGAGTGATTCAG AGAGTTTTAGAACATTGTACAGATGAGTCCCAAAGTCGGTGCATTGTGGACGAGATTCTGCAATCTGTGTGCCAGCTTGCTCAAGATCAGTATGGCAACTATGTCACTCAG GCTTTGTCTTTATAA
- the LOC122007856 gene encoding pumilio homolog 5-like isoform X1 yields the protein MATESPLRFVGNSGAGSWLLCKDTPGIASTSTLSEELGLLLKGQKYNGTKSNTGLSRSGSAPPSMEGSSVTFDILQTLTDRFDVNLDSLQNCKSEEELRAHPGYLAYYCKNVNLNPRLPSPLISRENRHLMQQIGSIGNNEKLISFNDNSNSIFSVSQHALSTHNEEPEDDRSPRMSPLQRRHMNPIDLVEEDLFETQCPVYNNHSQHPNHSKTERAVSQDSLSHPLHNSSTDLANPEKIIPRIGTDGCTYLDLQSGGLLLNDDLGTMPGHLASIEKSVNLQSSQYESSNRSTTLGDGVSTTGGICSDPGDIENEVRKLKLSAHNLKNHQLCQNPQQVGMPSRGSSSHSLGNESQIIAEGISHSQGMGFSLSHGHPGQPKLTSADMQSSLQSASFAPSLYITGSGFGTPYYHNFQFPGLPPQFSINGCTLNPSVVPQLINVYPHPHSSIPVPFDNPVGSNFTARASESPSGGGIVSGVDMHYKNYEQLTVQPHFPDPLYVPFCQHPSVDAFQTPGQYDPMICTVGAIGIIPGNCDAQKISGYPPHLIDHRPQIPRISASTPDSTKGIPFSPSYYGSPASIDVMQLPSSPLASHVFIGSQLPSSPLASPVFIGSPVAGAGFSGRKNENIKFPFGSEKNTTASGWKSQRGCEKVDDPLHSFLEELKSNKARRYELSDISGRIVEFSSDQHGSRFIQQKLENCSIQDKASVFKEILPHASSLMTDVFGNYVIQKVYAGVLHNLHLLVSDHKFVIILPRASSLMTDVFGNYVIQKFFEHGTPEQRNELAYKLVCNVLPLSLQMYGCRVIQKALEVIELDLKTQLVQELDGHVMKCVRDQNGNHVIQKCIECVPTEKITFIISAFHGQVATLSTHPYGCRVIQRVLEHCTDESQSRCIVDEILQSVCQLAQDQYGNYVTQHVLEKGKPHERSQIISKLSGKILQMCQHKFASNVVEKCIKYGNAEERDHLIKEIIGETEDSDNLLVMMKDQFGNYVIQKILDSCTDKQREILVNRIKVHLQSLKKYTYGKHIVARVEQLCADAPESPES from the exons ATGGCCACGGAGAGTCCATTGAGATTTGTTGGGAATAGTGGAGCTGGAAGTTGGCTCCTGTGTAAGGATACACCAGGAATTGCTTCAACTAGTACTTTATCAGAAGAGTTGGGATTACTTTTGAAAGGGCAGAAATACAATGGAACAAAAAGTAACACTGGCCTCAGCCGAAGTGGAAGTGCACCTCCTAGCATGGAAGGTTCTAGTGTAACATTCGATATCTTGCAAACTCTGACTGATCGCTTTGACGTCAACTTGGATAGTCTTCAAAATTGCAAATCTGAAGAAGAACTCCGAGCTCATCCAGGTTACTTAGCATATTACTGCAAAAATGTGAATTTAAATCCAAGGCTTCCGTCACCTCTTATATCTCGGGAGAATCGACACTTGATGCAACAAATTGGTTCCATTGGGAATAatgaaaaacttatttccttcAATGACAACAGCAATTCAATTTTCTCTGTCTCACAACATGCCCTTTCTACTCATAATGAGGAACCTGAGGATGATAGATCACCTAGAATGTCTCCATTGCAAAGAAGGCACATGAACCCTATAGATTTGGTAGAG GAAGACTTGTTCGAAACTCAATGTCCTGTATACAATAATCATTCCCAACATCCTAACCATTCTAAAACAGAGCGAGCAGTTAGTCAAGATTCCCTCTCACACCCTCTGCATAATTCTTCCACTGACTTGGCTAACCCAGAGAAGATAATACCTAGAATTGGTACTGATGGTTGTACTTACTTAGACTTACAATCAGGTGGGTTATTGTTGAATGATGATCTGGGGACCATGCCTGGTCACTTAGCTTCAATTGAGAAGTCAGTGAATTTGCAATCAAGTCAATATGAATCAAGCAATCGAAGCACCACATTGGGGGATGGTGTTTCAACTACCGGTGGAATTTGTTCAGATCCTGGTGACATTGAAAATGAAGTTAGGAAGTTAAAATTATCTGCTCATAACCTCAAAAATCATCAATTATGCCAAAACCCTCAGCAAGTTGGCATGCCATCACGTGGCTCTTCTTCTCATTCTCTAGGTAATGAGTCTCAAATTATTGCTGAAGGAATTTCTCATTCTCAGGGTATGGGCTTTAGCTTATCTCATGGTCATCCTGGTCAACCGAAGTTAACCTCAGCTGATATGCAATCATCATTGCAATCTGCTAGTTTTGCCCCATCATTATATATTACAGGATCTGGATTTGGAACTCCATACTATCACAATTTTCAATTTCCAGGTTTACCTCCTCAATTCAGCATCAATGGATGCACATTGAATCCCTCAGTAGTGCCTCAACTTATTAATGTGTATCCCCATCCCCATAGTTCAATTCCAGTGCCTTTTGATAATCCAGTGGGATCAAACTTCACCGCTAGAGCTTCTGAGAGTCCCAGTGGGGGAGGTATTGTTTCTGGAGTTGATATGCACTACAAGAACTATGAACAGCTAACTGTTCAGCCTCACTTTCCTGATCCCTTGTACGTACCTTTTTGTCAGCATCCCTCTGTGGATGCATTTCAAACCCCAGGTCAATATGATCCAATGATCTGTACGGTTGGTGCTATTGGAATCATACCAGGTAATTGTGATGCACAAAAGATTTCAGGTTATCCTCCCCATTTAATTGATCATAGGCCTCAAATTCCAAGAATTTCTGCAAGCACTCCTGATTCTACTAAAGGAATTCCTTTTAGTCCCAGCTACTATGGAAGCCCTGCTAGCATTGATGTCATGCAATTGCCAAGCTCTCCACTTGCCTCTCATGTTTTTATTGGGTCTCAATTGCCAAGCTCTCCACTTGCCAGTCCTGTTTTTATTGGGTCACCAGTAGCAGGTGCAGGTTTTTCAGGAAGGAAAAATGAAAACATTAAATTTCCATTTGGTTCTGAAAAAAACACAACTGCTTCTGGATGGAAAAGCCAAAGAGGATGTGAGAAGGTTGATGATCCATTGCATTCTTTCTTGGAAGAGCTGAAGTCTAATAAAGCACGAAGATATGAATTGTCTGATATTTCTGGGCGTATTGTTGAATTTAG TTCTGATCAACATGGGAGTAGATTTATACAACAAAAATTGGAGAATTGCAGCATACAAGATAAGGCATCTGTTTTCAAGGAAATCCTTCCACATGCTTCTTCATTAATGACTGATGTGTTTGGAAACTATGTCATTCAAAAGGTATATGCTGGAGTGTTGCATAATTTGCATCTATTAGTTTCTGACCATAAATTTGTAATAATCCTTCCACGTGCTTCTTCATTAATGACTGATGTGTTTGGAAACTATGTCATTCAAAAG TTTTTTGAGCATGGAACTCCTGAACAGAGGAATGAACTTGCTTATAAGCTTGTTTGCAATGTGTTGCCTTTGAGCCTTCAGATGTACGGCTGTCGTGTAATTCAAAAG GCTCTTGAGGTTATTGAGCTTGATCTGAAAACACAGCTTGTGCAAGAACTTGATGGACATGTCATGAAATGTGTCAGAGATCAGAATGGGAATCATGTTATTCAAAAATGCATTGAGTGCGTACCTACTGAAAAAATCACTTTCATAATATCTGCATTTCATGGTCAAGTTGCAACACTATCAACCCATCCATATGGTTGTCGAGTGATTCAG AGAGTTTTAGAACATTGTACAGATGAGTCCCAAAGTCGGTGCATTGTGGACGAGATTCTGCAATCTGTGTGCCAGCTTGCTCAAGATCAGTATGGCAACTATGTCACTCAG CATGTATTAGAGAAAGGAAAGCCACATGAAAGAAGCCAAATCATCAGCAAGCTATCTGGGAAAATTCTGCAGATGTGCCAGCACAAATTTGCTTCAAATGTTGTTGAGAAGTGTATCAAATATGGTAATGCTGAAGAACGAGATCACTTGATCAAGGAAATAATTGGAGAAACTGAAGACAGTGATAATTTATTG GTAATGATGAAGGATCAATTTGGAAATTATGTGATTCAAAAGATTCTTGATTCATGCACTGATAAACAACGCGAGATCTTGGTCAACCGCATAAAGGTTCATTTGCAGTCCTTAAAGAAATACACTTACGGAAAGCATATTGTTGCCCGGGTTGAACAACTATGTGCAG ATGCTCCTGAATCACCTGAATCATGA